In the genome of Cryptomeria japonica chromosome 8, Sugi_1.0, whole genome shotgun sequence, one region contains:
- the LOC131052404 gene encoding uncharacterized protein LOC131052404 isoform X1 codes for MPLSIAFLSFSLEFLLFILRCFHFLSGFELQFFVLIFCEFLFCGLSFLMGMEVGSSKNSSFWSDLLELWTENGWTFLEDFWLRRILEMNWRILWKKEDLGAGDLDSSSDLARNARSAKIFGIFNNLLGFLGGRSPKKMQHHHTWNKSSSVDDPERWSKGQSQR; via the exons ATGCCTCTGAGTATTGCTTTCCTGAGTTTTAGTTTGGAATTTTTACTTTTTATACTCAGATGTTTTCATTTTCTTTCTGGGTTTGAATTGcaattttttgttttgatattttgtgaatttcTTTTCTGTGGGTTGTCATTCTTAATGGGCATGGAGGTAGGCAGCAGCAAGAATTCTTCTTTCTGGAGTGACTTATTGGAGTTATGGACAGAAAATG gatggacatttttggaggatttttggtTGAGAAGGATTTTGGAGATGAATTGGAGGATTTTGTGGAAGAAggaggatttgggagctggagatttggaTTCCTcgtcagatcttgccaggaatgcgagatcag CTAAGATATTTGGAATTTTCAACAATTTGCTGGGATTTTTGGGAGGTAGATCCCCTAAAAAAATGCAGCATCACCATACGTGGAACAAATCTTCTTCAGTAGATGATCCAGAAAGATGGTCCAAAG GGCAGAGCCAGAGGTGA
- the LOC131052404 gene encoding uncharacterized protein LOC131052404 isoform X2 — MPLSIAFLSFSLEFLLFILRCFHFLSGFELQFFVLIFCEFLFCGLSFLMGMEVGSSKNSSFWSDLLELWTENGWTFLEDFWLRRILEMNWRILWKKEDLGAGDLDSSSDLARNARSAKIFGIFNNLLGFLGGRSPKKMQHHHTWNKSSSVDDPERWSKVSRNV; from the exons ATGCCTCTGAGTATTGCTTTCCTGAGTTTTAGTTTGGAATTTTTACTTTTTATACTCAGATGTTTTCATTTTCTTTCTGGGTTTGAATTGcaattttttgttttgatattttgtgaatttcTTTTCTGTGGGTTGTCATTCTTAATGGGCATGGAGGTAGGCAGCAGCAAGAATTCTTCTTTCTGGAGTGACTTATTGGAGTTATGGACAGAAAATG gatggacatttttggaggatttttggtTGAGAAGGATTTTGGAGATGAATTGGAGGATTTTGTGGAAGAAggaggatttgggagctggagatttggaTTCCTcgtcagatcttgccaggaatgcgagatcag CTAAGATATTTGGAATTTTCAACAATTTGCTGGGATTTTTGGGAGGTAGATCCCCTAAAAAAATGCAGCATCACCATACGTGGAACAAATCTTCTTCAGTAGATGATCCAGAAAGATGGTCCAAAG TGTCTAGAAATGTTTGA